A single genomic interval of Streptomyces sp. 1222.5 harbors:
- a CDS encoding SpoIIE family protein phosphatase, with the protein MTRASPGSQPADRPASGAVAPSGLMDLLNVAAVLLEADGRIDMWSPQAEQLFGYARSEAVGQYAAPLLVSPEHQDAVIELFADVMATGRDWAGAFPVRHKDGSTRMVEFRNMRLTDNLGDHYALGLAADRATVRHVERKVALSTRLVTQAPIGLAVLDPDLRYLAINPALAAMHGVPESDHVGRKFREILPGAPFLGAETVMRHVLATGAPVVDQQVVGRTAADPETDHAWAVSTYRLEDHLGHVLGLAYVVVDVTDRYRAAKKADEAQHRLRLLAKASGRIGTTLEVERTARELADVLVPDLADMVAVDLLDSVLQTGRADLDQGPALFRAVAVKTAYPTDADRAIVPPGSLVTYHADHPASHCVRTRRPLLITHVSGDDLGRIAADSEAARLLARAGVHTDMAVPLIARDQIIGVMGLARARNPLPFDQDDLTLACEMASSAALSIDNAVLHQHIRGAAETLQRSLLPQLPPGRPGLEVAARYRPAQAFSEVGGDWYDVIALDGDRTALAVGDVMGSGVTAATTMGRLRTATSTLADLDLDPARILTHLDKITADLDHLATCLYAVYDPHRARLHAASAGHLPPVLVRDGRQPELLRLPTGTPLGVRGVPFEVTTLDLEPGDRLVLYTDGLVETRHDPIDERLDDLMRLLTPQDRSTEETCDRLLRELRHPAGHDDVALLIACVQPLAPA; encoded by the coding sequence ATGACGCGAGCGAGCCCGGGCTCGCAGCCGGCCGATCGTCCGGCGAGCGGCGCGGTGGCCCCGAGCGGGCTGATGGACCTGCTGAACGTCGCCGCGGTGCTGCTGGAGGCCGACGGCAGGATCGACATGTGGAGCCCCCAGGCCGAGCAGCTGTTCGGCTACGCCCGCAGTGAGGCGGTCGGGCAGTACGCCGCACCGCTGCTCGTCAGCCCGGAGCACCAGGACGCGGTGATCGAACTGTTCGCCGACGTGATGGCGACCGGCCGGGACTGGGCCGGGGCGTTCCCCGTCCGGCACAAGGACGGCAGCACCCGGATGGTCGAGTTCCGCAACATGCGGCTGACCGACAACCTCGGTGACCACTACGCCCTCGGGCTGGCCGCCGACCGGGCCACGGTGCGGCACGTGGAACGCAAGGTGGCCCTGTCCACCCGTCTGGTCACCCAGGCACCCATCGGGCTGGCCGTCCTCGACCCCGACCTGCGGTACCTGGCCATCAACCCGGCCCTGGCGGCGATGCACGGCGTCCCCGAGTCCGACCACGTGGGCCGGAAGTTCCGCGAGATCCTGCCCGGCGCCCCCTTCCTGGGAGCGGAGACCGTGATGCGGCACGTGCTGGCGACAGGCGCCCCCGTGGTGGACCAGCAGGTGGTGGGGCGCACCGCCGCCGACCCGGAGACCGACCACGCGTGGGCGGTGTCGACCTACCGGCTGGAGGACCACCTCGGTCACGTCCTGGGCCTCGCCTATGTCGTCGTCGACGTCACCGACCGGTACCGGGCGGCGAAGAAGGCCGACGAGGCCCAGCACCGGCTGCGTCTCCTCGCCAAAGCCTCGGGCCGGATCGGCACCACCCTGGAGGTGGAGCGCACGGCACGGGAACTGGCCGACGTCCTGGTGCCCGACCTCGCCGACATGGTCGCCGTGGACCTCCTGGACTCGGTCCTGCAGACGGGCCGGGCGGACCTCGACCAGGGCCCGGCCCTGTTCCGTGCCGTCGCGGTGAAGACCGCCTACCCCACCGACGCCGACCGGGCCATCGTGCCGCCCGGCAGCCTCGTCACGTACCACGCCGACCATCCGGCGTCCCACTGCGTCCGCACCCGCCGCCCCCTCCTGATCACCCATGTGAGCGGCGACGATCTGGGCCGTATCGCCGCCGACTCCGAGGCCGCCCGTCTGCTGGCCCGGGCGGGTGTGCACACCGACATGGCCGTGCCGCTGATCGCCCGCGATCAGATCATCGGCGTCATGGGCCTGGCCCGGGCCCGCAACCCCCTGCCGTTCGACCAGGACGACCTCACCCTCGCGTGCGAGATGGCCTCGTCCGCCGCGCTGAGCATCGACAACGCCGTGCTGCACCAGCACATCCGCGGTGCCGCGGAGACGCTGCAGCGCAGCCTCCTCCCGCAGCTCCCGCCCGGACGACCCGGCCTCGAGGTCGCCGCCCGCTACCGGCCCGCCCAGGCCTTCAGCGAGGTGGGCGGCGACTGGTACGACGTGATCGCCCTCGACGGCGACCGGACCGCCCTCGCGGTGGGCGACGTCATGGGCAGCGGTGTCACCGCCGCCACCACCATGGGCCGGCTGCGCACCGCCACCTCCACCCTGGCCGACCTGGACCTCGACCCGGCCCGGATCCTCACCCACCTCGACAAGATCACCGCCGATCTGGACCACCTCGCCACCTGCCTGTACGCGGTGTACGACCCCCACCGCGCCCGGCTGCACGCGGCATCCGCCGGCCATCTGCCTCCGGTCCTGGTGCGGGACGGCCGGCAGCCGGAACTGCTCCGGCTGCCCACCGGCACCCCGCTCGGCGTCCGGGGGGTCCCCTTCGAGGTGACGACCCTCGACCTGGAGCCCGGCGACCGCCTCGTCCTGTACACCGACGGACTCGTGGAAACCCGCCACGACCCCATCGACGAGCGGCTGGACGACCTCATGCGCCTCCTGACACCACAGGACCGGTCGACGGAGGAGACCTGCGACCGGCTCCTGCGGGAGCTACGGCACCCCGCCGGCCACGACGACGTCGCCCTCCTCATCGCCTGCGTACAACCGCTCGCGCCCGCCTGA
- a CDS encoding RecQ family ATP-dependent DNA helicase, translating into MIDERPGSDERRARRLRDTAAEVFGWAELRPEQLTAMECVLQGRDTLVVMPTGSGKSAVYQVPALLLAGPVVVVSPLLALQRDQIAGLPDGDRSPGAVALNSDLGAAETEDAWDEVRGGEVRYVYLSPEQLAKDDVVRRLADARPGLFVVDEAQCVSSWGHDFRPDYLRLAQAARRLGRPPVLALTATAAPPVRQDIVERLGMDRPRQLVTGFDRPEIRLEARRHLDDDERRRTVVERAAAEEKPGIVYAATRKDSEFYAAELSALGLAAEAYHAGLRAAERRRIHEAFLAGRTDVVVATSAFGMGIDKEDVRFVLHASLPGSLDAYYQEIGRCGRDGRSALAVLHHRTEDTGMQAYFSGRTPSGDTLATVLRAVHGRGDPAGLDELRRDTGMGRTRLTKAVNLLEEAGAVVTNASGAVGPVPGTAEAGAVRRATDSAEAHRRMDRSRVDMARAYAETTGCRRRFLLGYFGEEYQEPCGNCDVCDGPEAGRGDGTPGERRPAHPDTGRYPVGAAVRHQGWGRGTVLSEDGDRITVLFDEVGYRTLALDALAGQDGLLTVTDAPDGQGPDT; encoded by the coding sequence ATGATCGACGAGCGTCCGGGATCGGACGAAAGGCGGGCCCGGCGACTGCGCGATACCGCCGCGGAGGTGTTCGGCTGGGCGGAGCTGCGCCCGGAACAGCTCACCGCCATGGAGTGCGTGCTCCAGGGCAGGGACACGCTCGTCGTCATGCCGACCGGGTCCGGGAAGTCCGCCGTGTACCAGGTCCCCGCCCTGCTGCTGGCCGGCCCGGTCGTGGTCGTGTCACCCCTGCTGGCCCTCCAGCGGGACCAGATCGCCGGGCTGCCCGACGGCGACCGCTCCCCCGGCGCCGTGGCCCTGAATTCCGACCTCGGCGCGGCGGAGACGGAGGACGCCTGGGACGAGGTGCGCGGCGGGGAGGTCCGGTACGTCTACCTCTCCCCCGAGCAGCTCGCCAAGGACGACGTCGTACGGCGGCTCGCCGATGCGCGCCCCGGGCTGTTCGTCGTGGACGAGGCCCAGTGCGTGTCCTCCTGGGGCCACGACTTCCGGCCCGACTACCTGCGGCTGGCGCAGGCCGCGCGGCGCCTGGGCCGGCCACCGGTCCTCGCGCTCACCGCGACCGCCGCTCCCCCGGTCCGGCAGGACATCGTCGAACGGCTCGGCATGGACCGGCCGCGGCAGCTCGTCACCGGATTCGACCGGCCGGAGATCAGGCTGGAGGCGCGCCGCCACCTGGACGACGACGAACGGCGGCGCACGGTCGTCGAGCGGGCCGCCGCCGAGGAGAAGCCCGGCATCGTCTACGCGGCGACCCGCAAGGACAGCGAGTTCTACGCCGCCGAGCTGAGCGCGCTCGGGCTCGCGGCCGAGGCGTACCACGCGGGCCTGCGCGCCGCCGAGCGCCGGCGGATCCACGAGGCCTTCCTCGCGGGCCGGACGGATGTTGTCGTGGCGACCTCGGCCTTCGGGATGGGCATCGACAAGGAGGACGTGCGTTTCGTGCTGCACGCCTCGCTGCCGGGTTCCCTGGACGCCTACTACCAGGAGATCGGGCGCTGCGGCCGGGACGGGCGCTCCGCCCTCGCCGTGCTGCACCACCGGACCGAGGACACCGGGATGCAGGCCTATTTCAGCGGCCGCACCCCCAGCGGGGACACCCTGGCGACGGTCCTGCGGGCCGTGCACGGCCGCGGCGATCCGGCGGGGCTCGACGAACTGAGACGGGACACCGGGATGGGGCGCACCCGGCTGACGAAGGCCGTGAACCTCCTGGAGGAGGCCGGCGCCGTCGTCACGAACGCCTCGGGCGCCGTCGGGCCGGTCCCGGGCACGGCCGAGGCGGGCGCGGTGCGCCGGGCCACGGACAGCGCCGAGGCCCACAGGCGCATGGACCGCTCGAGAGTCGACATGGCCCGCGCCTACGCCGAGACGACCGGTTGCCGACGGCGCTTCCTGCTGGGCTACTTCGGCGAGGAGTACCAGGAGCCCTGCGGCAACTGCGACGTCTGCGACGGGCCGGAGGCCGGGCGCGGTGACGGGACGCCGGGCGAGCGTCGTCCGGCGCATCCGGACACCGGCCGCTATCCCGTCGGCGCCGCGGTGCGGCACCAGGGGTGGGGCCGGGGGACGGTGCTGAGCGAGGACGGGGACCGCATCACCGTGCTCTTCGACGAAGTCGGCTACCGGACACTCGCCCTGGACGCCCTGGCCGGCCAGGACGGCCTCCTCACGGTGACGGACGCACCGGACGGGCAAGGGCCCGACACCTGA
- a CDS encoding PRC-barrel domain-containing protein, with protein MFEAGDIREWRGHDVVDRDGHKIGTLESVYVDTATDRAFFATVTVGMPTRRRLAFVPLPGATVGPGYVKVAHSKDVVKKAPSIDTDGELPAAEEPGVFAYYELDYATGAGGQRRLGRR; from the coding sequence ATGTTCGAGGCTGGAGACATCCGTGAGTGGCGGGGACACGACGTGGTGGACCGGGACGGCCACAAGATCGGCACGCTGGAGTCGGTCTACGTGGACACGGCGACCGACCGGGCCTTCTTCGCCACGGTGACCGTGGGCATGCCCACCCGCCGCCGTCTGGCGTTCGTCCCCCTGCCCGGCGCCACGGTCGGGCCGGGCTACGTGAAGGTCGCCCACAGCAAGGACGTGGTCAAGAAGGCCCCGTCGATCGACACGGACGGGGAACTGCCCGCCGCCGAGGAGCCGGGCGTCTTCGCCTACTACGAGCTGGACTACGCGACGGGCGCCGGCGGCCAACGACGTCTCGGCCGCCGCTGA
- a CDS encoding VOC family protein: MNEGDGTLLAHGRVATRLPAQDLDRARRFYAERLGLRPAEEGPGGLLYRCGGAEFQVFHSAGASSGSFTQMSWEVDDIEAVVAELRRRGVEFEEFGLPSVYGGAHTRDGIVDVEGYLSSRAPGPRRARGAWFRDSEGNMLGIGQAVD; encoded by the coding sequence ATGAACGAAGGAGACGGCACCCTGCTGGCCCACGGCCGTGTGGCGACCAGGCTTCCGGCCCAGGACCTGGACCGGGCCCGGCGTTTCTACGCCGAGCGGCTCGGACTGCGGCCCGCCGAGGAAGGACCCGGTGGGCTGCTGTACCGGTGCGGAGGCGCGGAGTTCCAGGTGTTCCACTCCGCGGGCGCCTCGTCCGGCAGCTTCACGCAGATGTCCTGGGAGGTCGACGACATCGAAGCGGTCGTCGCGGAACTGCGGCGGCGCGGCGTGGAGTTCGAGGAGTTCGGCCTGCCCTCCGTGTACGGCGGCGCGCACACCCGGGACGGCATCGTGGACGTCGAGGGTTACCTGAGCTCCCGTGCGCCGGGCCCACGGCGGGCGCGGGGCGCCTGGTTCCGGGACAGCGAGGGGAACATGCTGGGCATCGGACAGGCAGTGGACTGA
- a CDS encoding spore-associated protein → MRFTRSALAATALAALSVGATTALAAPASAAANTTPQKVCGSGYKTVNSAPVGSLGTVYLTYNATNGKNCVTTIRNNPGTALSMSAWVYVSDTDQGDDDYGVYTSYAGPTYVYGKAHCVDWGGQIKNVYVQVTGSNCAALKESRVTFTR, encoded by the coding sequence ATGCGATTCACTCGTTCCGCTCTGGCCGCCACCGCCTTGGCGGCCCTCTCCGTGGGAGCCACGACCGCATTGGCGGCCCCGGCTTCCGCGGCGGCCAACACCACCCCGCAGAAGGTCTGCGGGAGCGGCTACAAGACGGTGAACTCCGCACCTGTGGGCTCGCTGGGCACCGTCTACCTGACGTACAACGCCACCAACGGCAAGAACTGCGTCACGACCATCCGCAACAACCCGGGCACCGCCCTCTCCATGTCGGCGTGGGTGTACGTCTCCGACACCGATCAGGGTGACGACGACTACGGCGTGTACACCTCGTACGCGGGTCCGACGTACGTCTACGGCAAGGCCCACTGCGTCGACTGGGGCGGCCAGATCAAGAACGTGTACGTGCAGGTCACCGGCTCCAACTGCGCCGCTCTGAAGGAGAGCCGGGTCACCTTCACCCGCTGA
- a CDS encoding discoidin domain-containing protein, which produces MSAGVRPYRRKEVTVVSLLLLVLACVLGPTPSSAAANEWWVPVSRPAPDSRIDVTGEPFTGTDAQGRVRGFVDAHDHLFANEGFGGRLICGKTFSPAGIADALKDCPEHYPDGSLAVFDFITKGGDGRHDPVGWPTFKDWPAHDSLTHQQNYYAWVERAWRGGQRVLVNDLVTNGVICSVYFFKDRSCDEMTSIRLQAKMTYDLQAYVDKMYGGTGKGWFRIVTDSAQAREVIEQGKLAVILGVETSEPFGCKQVLDIAQCDKHDIDAGLDELYALGVRSMFLCHKFDNALCGVRFDSGSLGTAINVGQFLSTGTFWKTEKCAGPQADNPIGNAAAAGAEAKLPAGVAVPSYAADARCNTRGLTDLGEYAVRGMMKRKMMLEVDHMSVKAVGRVLDIFEAESYPGVISSHSWMDLNWTERVYGLGGFIAQYMHGSEGFSAEAKRTDALRDKYHVGYGYGTDMNGVGGWPGPRGADTANPVKYPFRSVDGGSLIDRQTTGERTWDLNTDGAAHYGLVPDWIEDIRLVGGQDVVDDLFRGAESYLGTWGATERHQAGTDLAKDAPATASSTEWNPFTSYAPGRAVDGSRDTRWASGWSDGQWLRIDLGSTHLVGRVTLDWERAYGKSYRIELSTDGVNWRTAWSTTSGDGGLDTARFTGTPARYVRVTGTERGTQWGYSLYDVGVHSG; this is translated from the coding sequence GTGAGCGCAGGTGTCAGGCCGTACCGCCGCAAAGAAGTGACCGTCGTGTCGCTGCTCCTTCTCGTACTCGCCTGCGTCCTCGGCCCGACGCCGAGTTCCGCGGCGGCGAACGAATGGTGGGTGCCGGTCTCGCGGCCCGCACCGGACTCCCGGATCGATGTCACCGGCGAGCCGTTCACGGGCACCGACGCCCAGGGCAGGGTGCGCGGCTTCGTCGACGCCCACGACCACCTGTTCGCCAACGAGGGTTTCGGCGGGCGCCTCATCTGTGGCAAGACGTTCTCGCCCGCGGGGATCGCCGACGCGCTCAAGGACTGCCCGGAGCACTACCCCGACGGCTCGCTCGCCGTCTTCGACTTCATCACCAAGGGCGGTGACGGCCGGCACGACCCGGTCGGCTGGCCCACGTTCAAGGACTGGCCCGCGCACGACTCGCTGACCCACCAGCAGAACTACTACGCGTGGGTGGAGCGGGCCTGGCGCGGCGGCCAGCGGGTGCTCGTCAACGACCTCGTCACCAACGGCGTGATCTGTTCGGTGTACTTCTTCAAGGACCGCAGCTGCGACGAGATGACGTCCATCCGGCTCCAGGCGAAGATGACGTACGACCTCCAGGCCTACGTCGACAAGATGTACGGCGGCACCGGCAAGGGCTGGTTCCGGATCGTCACCGACAGCGCGCAGGCCCGCGAGGTGATCGAGCAGGGCAAACTCGCGGTCATCCTCGGCGTCGAGACCTCCGAGCCCTTCGGCTGCAAGCAGGTCCTGGACATCGCGCAGTGCGACAAGCACGACATCGACGCGGGGCTGGACGAGCTGTACGCGCTGGGCGTGCGCAGCATGTTCCTCTGCCACAAGTTCGACAACGCGCTGTGCGGGGTGCGCTTCGACTCGGGCAGCCTCGGGACGGCGATCAACGTCGGGCAGTTCCTGTCCACCGGCACGTTCTGGAAGACGGAGAAGTGCGCGGGGCCGCAGGCCGACAACCCCATCGGCAACGCCGCGGCCGCCGGCGCCGAGGCGAAGCTCCCGGCGGGCGTGGCCGTCCCCTCCTACGCCGCGGACGCCCGGTGCAACACCCGCGGGCTCACGGACCTCGGCGAGTACGCCGTACGCGGCATGATGAAGCGGAAGATGATGCTGGAAGTCGACCACATGAGCGTCAAGGCCGTCGGACGTGTGCTCGACATCTTCGAGGCCGAGTCCTACCCCGGTGTCATCTCCTCGCACAGCTGGATGGACCTGAACTGGACCGAACGGGTCTACGGACTCGGCGGCTTCATCGCCCAGTACATGCACGGCTCGGAGGGCTTCAGCGCCGAGGCGAAGCGCACGGACGCGCTCCGCGACAAGTACCACGTCGGGTACGGCTACGGCACGGACATGAACGGCGTGGGCGGCTGGCCGGGACCCCGCGGTGCCGACACCGCCAATCCCGTCAAGTACCCCTTCCGCAGCGTCGACGGAGGCTCCCTGATCGACCGGCAGACCACCGGCGAGCGCACCTGGGACCTGAACACCGACGGAGCCGCGCACTACGGCCTCGTACCGGACTGGATCGAGGACATCCGCCTCGTGGGCGGTCAGGACGTGGTGGACGACCTCTTCCGTGGGGCGGAGTCCTATCTCGGTACCTGGGGAGCGACCGAGCGGCACCAGGCGGGCACCGACCTCGCCAAGGACGCACCGGCGACGGCCAGTTCCACCGAGTGGAACCCGTTCACCAGCTACGCGCCGGGCCGGGCCGTGGACGGCAGCCGCGACACCCGCTGGGCCAGCGGCTGGAGCGACGGGCAGTGGCTGCGGATCGACCTGGGCTCCACCCACCTGGTCGGCCGTGTCACGCTCGACTGGGAACGCGCGTACGGGAAGTCGTACCGCATCGAGCTTTCGACCGACGGCGTGAACTGGCGGACCGCCTGGTCGACGACCTCCGGTGACGGCGGCCTCGACACCGCGCGGTTCACCGGCACACCGGCCCGCTACGTCCGGGTCACCGGCACGGAACGCGGCACCCAGTGGGGCTACTCGCTGTACGACGTCGGCGTCCACAGCGGCTGA